A window of Corallococcus macrosporus DSM 14697 contains these coding sequences:
- a CDS encoding MYXO-CTERM sorting domain-containing protein: MRRLVIISLCLGVASAARAEWDVTEVPGIARSVDVFAPGVYAVSTSTQTELYENGIQSAVFLHSDVFGTFLSPAGCFAVVVRPGDIISHQNCLAAGNIIPPDPVNTVVGVRRVKHTPSGTGYASVALSGGGLSLLTAQEGVEGATPWTSLDIGAGLLSPTDVLGVAETADGAPHALFSVTGVSRTELLWYTRDVRQAQVSVPAPLTSQSPRTVDLFAGTGPHPIALFGNADGLFRGALDPAGTTFSPVMLPDSMSVSITSVDVNTGHGSPHGEGFGLAVGVGANGEPAVLGAVPASSADNAGLQWRFHPAFEGSALPGASQAVPLEVSCIGAAFCLFILDQPGFNVVTYVNAHAPVLDVGSAPIVVEETGSAAARFTATDADFDAVRVSVDAAASPGGDLIGVNIFEHPDQLDVTLVPQRPVCRDEEGELRVFASDGLASHDVSSTVAFRVVNTQGPARPTVSPSRTTTLASGEPIVFTARPATEACPAVRYTWAPVSGQSGAPQLTHDGGAQATFTPPDVVCQSSNASYSYEVRGVDEGGVASSTPAIFTVDVEPWGRPMAPFGPGATRTLTSGDGASVDLVPDALHACVGTPGLPTVLTEWRLTDGASGLPAGVTVRAADGTPVSLETAVGTERLRVEAAECAHGTLSLTVRNRMSINGGGTQEGPEAELRVQVAPSLEDVSTGSLELGVVPSGDGAVDIALDTSLNCVEARALKARVFLETPAGEVLDSAVVPVPGTWRPALPPSCTAASYRVRGELFDDSEGPVREGGRASAEVPNQPLPARLGALEAGTLVARCGEGASATLTQTIPPEACGDVALSWSQVSGPALAEVALAGPSVTVSTLETGLEALVGQSITLRVLADAGGGNTASTEHVLTIGSERFVDVRHTTESPTASEKGLVGVVVALRNTTGCEVGGLRYLERVEGLEWVPGSVKLDGAGVEVRAVDGGFVLEDLRLPAQGARTLTYVGRSTLLSTPRLDGEVSLNGVPVSGDAGRPAPVSGCGCSGGGSGAAVFGLAALARVLRRRK, translated from the coding sequence GTGCGTCGCCTCGTCATCATCAGCCTCTGCCTGGGTGTGGCCAGCGCGGCACGCGCCGAATGGGACGTGACCGAGGTGCCAGGCATCGCCCGCTCGGTGGACGTCTTCGCGCCGGGCGTCTACGCGGTGTCCACGTCGACGCAGACGGAGCTGTACGAGAACGGCATCCAGTCCGCCGTGTTCCTTCACAGCGACGTGTTCGGCACCTTCCTGTCGCCAGCGGGCTGCTTCGCCGTCGTCGTGCGCCCGGGTGACATCATCAGCCACCAGAACTGCCTGGCTGCCGGCAACATCATCCCGCCAGACCCGGTGAACACCGTGGTGGGCGTCCGGCGGGTGAAGCACACCCCGTCGGGCACGGGCTATGCCTCGGTGGCCCTCTCCGGTGGCGGCCTCTCCCTGCTGACGGCGCAGGAGGGCGTCGAGGGCGCCACGCCCTGGACCTCGCTGGACATCGGCGCGGGGCTGCTGTCCCCCACGGACGTGCTGGGCGTGGCGGAGACGGCGGACGGGGCGCCCCATGCCCTCTTCAGCGTGACGGGCGTCTCTCGCACGGAGCTCCTCTGGTACACGCGGGACGTGCGTCAGGCCCAGGTGTCGGTGCCGGCGCCGCTGACGAGCCAGTCACCGCGCACGGTGGACCTCTTCGCGGGAACGGGCCCCCATCCCATCGCGCTGTTCGGCAACGCGGACGGCTTGTTCCGGGGCGCGTTGGACCCCGCCGGGACGACCTTCTCGCCGGTGATGCTCCCCGACAGCATGTCGGTCAGCATCACCTCGGTGGACGTCAACACCGGCCACGGCAGTCCCCACGGCGAGGGCTTTGGCCTGGCGGTGGGGGTGGGGGCCAATGGCGAGCCGGCGGTGCTGGGCGCCGTGCCCGCGAGCAGCGCGGACAACGCGGGCCTCCAGTGGCGGTTCCACCCGGCCTTCGAGGGCTCGGCGCTCCCGGGCGCGTCGCAGGCGGTGCCGCTGGAGGTGTCGTGCATCGGCGCCGCGTTCTGCCTGTTCATCCTGGACCAGCCGGGCTTCAACGTCGTGACGTACGTCAACGCCCACGCCCCGGTGCTGGACGTGGGGTCGGCGCCCATCGTGGTGGAGGAGACGGGCTCCGCGGCGGCCCGCTTCACCGCGACCGACGCCGACTTCGACGCGGTGCGTGTGTCGGTGGATGCAGCCGCGTCCCCAGGCGGGGACCTGATTGGCGTGAACATCTTCGAGCACCCGGATCAGCTTGACGTGACGCTCGTTCCTCAGCGGCCAGTCTGTCGCGACGAAGAGGGTGAGCTCCGCGTCTTCGCCTCGGATGGGCTCGCTTCGCACGACGTGTCGTCCACGGTGGCGTTCCGGGTGGTGAACACGCAAGGCCCCGCGCGGCCCACGGTGTCGCCCTCGCGGACGACGACCCTCGCCTCGGGCGAGCCGATTGTGTTCACCGCGCGGCCGGCGACCGAGGCGTGTCCGGCGGTGCGGTACACCTGGGCCCCCGTCTCCGGTCAATCCGGGGCGCCGCAGCTCACCCACGACGGGGGCGCGCAGGCCACCTTCACGCCGCCCGACGTGGTGTGCCAGTCGTCGAACGCCAGCTATTCGTATGAGGTCCGCGGCGTGGACGAGGGCGGCGTGGCGTCCAGCACCCCCGCCATCTTCACCGTGGACGTGGAGCCGTGGGGCCGGCCGATGGCGCCTTTCGGCCCGGGCGCGACGCGGACGCTCACCTCGGGCGATGGCGCCAGCGTGGACCTGGTCCCCGACGCGCTGCACGCCTGCGTTGGCACCCCCGGCCTGCCGACCGTCTTGACGGAGTGGCGGCTGACCGACGGCGCTTCGGGCCTGCCCGCGGGCGTCACCGTGCGCGCCGCGGATGGAACGCCGGTGTCGCTGGAGACGGCCGTGGGGACCGAGCGGCTGCGCGTGGAGGCCGCGGAGTGCGCGCACGGGACGCTGTCCCTCACGGTGAGGAACCGGATGTCCATCAACGGCGGCGGCACACAGGAGGGCCCCGAGGCGGAGCTTCGCGTCCAGGTGGCGCCGTCGCTGGAGGACGTGTCCACCGGCAGCCTGGAGCTGGGCGTGGTGCCTTCGGGAGATGGCGCCGTGGACATCGCCCTGGACACGTCGCTGAACTGCGTGGAGGCGCGCGCGCTGAAGGCCCGGGTGTTCCTGGAGACGCCGGCGGGGGAGGTCCTGGACTCGGCGGTGGTGCCGGTGCCCGGGACGTGGCGTCCGGCGCTCCCCCCGTCCTGCACCGCGGCGTCCTACCGCGTGCGCGGGGAGCTCTTCGACGACAGCGAGGGCCCGGTTCGCGAAGGGGGCCGGGCGTCCGCGGAGGTGCCCAACCAGCCCCTCCCGGCGCGGCTCGGCGCGTTGGAGGCCGGCACGCTGGTAGCCCGCTGTGGAGAGGGCGCGAGCGCCACGTTGACGCAGACGATTCCGCCCGAGGCCTGTGGCGACGTGGCCCTCTCCTGGTCGCAGGTGTCAGGGCCCGCGCTCGCGGAGGTGGCCCTGGCGGGCCCGAGCGTGACGGTGAGCACGCTGGAGACGGGGCTGGAGGCGCTGGTGGGGCAGTCCATCACCTTGCGCGTCCTCGCCGACGCGGGCGGGGGCAACACGGCCAGCACCGAGCATGTGCTGACGATTGGCTCCGAGCGCTTCGTGGACGTGCGGCACACGACGGAGTCGCCCACCGCGTCGGAGAAGGGCCTGGTGGGCGTGGTGGTGGCGCTGCGCAACACCACCGGGTGCGAGGTGGGCGGCCTCCGCTACCTGGAGCGGGTGGAGGGGCTGGAGTGGGTGCCCGGCAGCGTGAAGCTGGATGGCGCCGGCGTCGAGGTGCGGGCGGTGGACGGGGGCTTCGTGCTGGAGGACCTGCGCCTGCCCGCCCAAGGCGCGCGGACGCTGACGTACGTGGGGCGCTCGACCCTGTTGTCCACGCCTCGGCTGGACGGCGAGGTGAGCCTCAACGGCGTGCCCGTCTCCGGTGACGCCGGGCGTCCGGCGCCGGTGTCCGGGTGTGGCTGCTCGGGCGGCGGCTCGGGGGCGGCTGTCTTTGGCCTGGCGGCGCTGGCGCGGGTGCTGCGCCGCCGGAAGTAG
- a CDS encoding flagellar motor protein — protein sequence MKRALACLFAAACLLPLGVRAQALSLDTPSQASTIAGRVCQDLDGDGLCGADEPGLPDVRLVLTTGREVRTDATGRFHVTGVDSRVPDATGGLHLRPGRHRLKVDARSLPVSSRVSPEAATVEVPWGAVVLQDFAVRSVAVEAAPVRLSFTEAPPVAEVAPGQGAVRFRVAGQAAAGDVVTVAGVAAQVDAKGAWQAQVPLVAGENLLPITASGAEGAVRLYRQRVDVVPRDGGWLVAPRPMLPVASLRLPAGRDSAAASGTSRVQVEAPAGTRIHTPEGEVVVGPEGRADAVVVLSPGRNQVPVRLTLPEGPPREETLEIAASVRPFAVGLLDVEATYALGSGGVQLRGRGSAHAELRLGAVDVVGELDLRDTDGRTLNGASPPDWLRPRVPERFDRAADPDLAPAEWGDDSVSLTPNPTEARLRVEARHAEHGRAGLGTYRARLHDREVGRYHRPLFGPYAELQAGSEQARVGVKAFGGSLTDPVRQVSAVPAHEELRATGGSLYYLGAASVAEGSELVRVEVRDGVTGLPLGERHLIRGVDYDIDYFAGRILLARPLSFLAGEAWLRTSAPTEAPEPVLVVDYAALRLADSGDTAGGEVWAEWRGARLGVGAVREGREGQPYSLYTGRASTALGGYRVAAEVASSRGTAVDSSFFGVSDDGGLSFLRPRPEAGTGAEAVSLQLSGPGLHGEGTVDAAFRLRGRGFSDGAHTDAALFRQSSLRVSQPLGKLRLTLLADERRSADPRAPFMDSPFSARVLAAGVGWEEARWGVRAEVRDSRLNAARVAGVGPTLFGGRTSAGVAGSLRVFERLQLRAAHRQALALHGEGPGRFDDTFTSAGVDVQVDRDTRAGVFGGWGPELGPRAWANVESRRGQDVFYGGYSVDVDGPDFGAGRTLTGARTELPGSGTALFVEDVGSHDATAVRLARAVGFQQQVSGGFSVGARYERGVRSLLDVGSPLEREAGGVFGQLVLPRLRLDGRVELRREEGTPERGSGVAVDRLQAVVALAAQARLLEDLTASGRVDFARTVNADVLETRLVEGYAAVAWRPGPWLVVARYGITRELLPGVRSAFGDRALQTFSLLPAVRLGDRLSVAAGLHAGRTHVEDSARWVWTGTIRPAVRVVGGLEVGAELARRTASPEGERLSAVRAEVAYRVDERLRLATGYTLLGFSGLGLTPGSSDNQDRLYLRAEVAY from the coding sequence ATGAAGCGCGCGCTGGCCTGCCTGTTCGCCGCCGCGTGCCTGCTGCCCCTGGGCGTCCGTGCGCAGGCGCTGTCGTTGGACACGCCGTCGCAGGCCTCCACCATCGCGGGCCGCGTGTGCCAGGACCTCGACGGTGATGGGCTGTGCGGCGCGGACGAGCCGGGACTGCCCGACGTGCGCCTGGTGCTCACCACCGGCCGTGAGGTCCGCACGGACGCGACGGGCCGCTTCCACGTCACCGGTGTCGATTCCCGCGTGCCCGACGCGACGGGCGGACTGCACCTGCGGCCGGGACGTCACCGGTTGAAGGTGGATGCGCGCTCGCTGCCCGTCTCCAGCCGCGTCAGCCCGGAGGCTGCGACGGTGGAGGTGCCCTGGGGCGCGGTCGTCCTCCAGGACTTCGCCGTGCGCAGCGTGGCGGTGGAGGCCGCGCCCGTGCGGCTCTCCTTCACCGAGGCGCCGCCCGTGGCGGAGGTCGCGCCGGGGCAGGGCGCCGTGCGCTTCCGCGTGGCCGGGCAGGCGGCGGCCGGCGACGTCGTCACCGTGGCGGGTGTGGCGGCCCAGGTGGACGCGAAGGGCGCATGGCAGGCCCAGGTGCCGCTCGTGGCTGGAGAGAACCTGCTCCCCATCACCGCCTCGGGGGCCGAGGGCGCGGTGCGCCTGTACCGCCAGCGCGTGGACGTGGTGCCGCGCGACGGTGGGTGGCTGGTGGCCCCTCGGCCGATGCTCCCCGTCGCTTCGCTACGGCTCCCCGCCGGGCGGGACTCGGCCGCGGCCAGCGGCACCTCTCGCGTGCAGGTGGAGGCGCCCGCGGGCACGCGCATCCACACCCCCGAGGGCGAAGTGGTGGTGGGGCCCGAGGGCCGCGCGGATGCCGTGGTGGTGCTGTCGCCGGGCCGCAATCAGGTTCCCGTCCGGCTCACGTTGCCGGAGGGCCCGCCGCGCGAAGAGACGTTGGAGATCGCCGCGTCGGTGCGTCCCTTCGCCGTGGGCCTGCTGGACGTGGAGGCCACCTACGCGCTGGGGAGCGGCGGCGTGCAGCTCCGCGGACGGGGCTCCGCGCACGCGGAGCTGCGGCTGGGCGCGGTGGACGTGGTGGGCGAGCTGGACCTGCGCGACACGGATGGGCGCACGCTGAACGGCGCCAGCCCGCCGGACTGGCTGCGCCCGCGCGTGCCGGAGCGCTTCGACCGCGCCGCGGACCCGGACCTGGCGCCCGCGGAGTGGGGCGACGACTCCGTGTCATTGACGCCCAACCCCACGGAGGCGCGCCTGCGCGTGGAGGCGCGTCACGCGGAGCACGGGCGCGCGGGCCTGGGGACCTACCGCGCGCGGCTTCATGACCGCGAGGTGGGCCGCTACCACCGGCCGCTCTTCGGGCCCTACGCGGAGCTCCAGGCGGGCTCGGAGCAGGCACGCGTGGGCGTGAAGGCGTTTGGCGGGAGCCTGACGGACCCCGTGCGGCAGGTGTCCGCGGTGCCCGCGCACGAGGAGCTGCGCGCCACGGGCGGCAGCCTGTACTACCTGGGCGCGGCCTCGGTGGCGGAGGGCTCGGAGCTGGTGCGCGTGGAGGTGCGGGACGGCGTCACCGGCCTGCCGCTGGGCGAGCGGCACCTGATTCGCGGCGTCGACTACGACATCGACTACTTCGCGGGGCGCATCCTCCTGGCGCGTCCGCTGTCGTTCCTCGCGGGGGAGGCCTGGCTGAGGACGAGCGCGCCCACGGAGGCCCCGGAGCCGGTGCTGGTGGTGGACTACGCGGCGCTGCGGCTCGCGGACTCGGGCGACACGGCGGGGGGCGAGGTCTGGGCGGAGTGGCGCGGCGCGCGGCTGGGCGTGGGCGCGGTGCGCGAAGGCCGGGAGGGCCAGCCGTATTCGCTCTACACGGGCCGCGCGAGCACGGCGCTGGGCGGCTACCGTGTGGCGGCGGAGGTGGCGTCCAGCCGCGGCACCGCCGTGGACTCTTCGTTCTTCGGTGTCTCGGATGACGGGGGCCTCAGCTTCCTGCGCCCCCGCCCGGAAGCGGGCACCGGCGCGGAGGCCGTGAGTCTCCAGCTCTCCGGCCCCGGGCTGCACGGCGAGGGGACGGTGGACGCCGCGTTCCGCCTGCGCGGTCGAGGCTTCTCCGATGGCGCGCACACCGACGCGGCGCTCTTCCGGCAGTCGTCCCTGCGGGTGAGTCAGCCGCTGGGCAAGCTCCGGTTGACGCTGCTGGCGGACGAGCGGCGTTCGGCGGACCCGCGAGCGCCCTTCATGGACTCGCCGTTCTCCGCTCGCGTCCTCGCCGCCGGTGTCGGGTGGGAGGAAGCGCGGTGGGGCGTGCGCGCCGAGGTCCGGGACTCGCGACTGAACGCTGCGCGGGTGGCGGGCGTGGGGCCCACGCTCTTCGGTGGCCGCACCTCCGCGGGCGTGGCGGGCTCGCTGCGGGTGTTCGAGCGGCTCCAGCTCCGCGCCGCGCACCGGCAGGCCCTGGCGCTGCATGGTGAGGGGCCCGGACGCTTCGATGACACCTTCACGTCCGCGGGCGTGGACGTGCAGGTGGACCGCGACACGCGGGCCGGCGTGTTCGGTGGCTGGGGGCCGGAGCTGGGGCCCCGGGCCTGGGCGAACGTCGAGTCGCGGCGAGGCCAGGACGTGTTCTACGGCGGTTACTCCGTCGACGTGGACGGGCCCGACTTCGGCGCGGGCCGCACGCTGACGGGCGCGCGCACCGAGCTGCCGGGGAGCGGCACCGCGCTGTTCGTGGAGGACGTGGGCTCACACGACGCCACGGCCGTGCGGCTGGCCCGCGCCGTGGGCTTCCAGCAGCAGGTGAGCGGCGGCTTCAGCGTGGGCGCCCGCTACGAGCGCGGTGTGCGCAGCCTGCTGGACGTGGGCAGCCCGCTGGAGCGCGAGGCCGGAGGCGTCTTCGGGCAGCTCGTGTTGCCGCGCCTTCGCCTGGATGGGCGCGTGGAGCTGCGCCGGGAAGAAGGCACGCCGGAGCGAGGCTCGGGCGTCGCGGTGGACCGGCTCCAGGCGGTGGTGGCGCTGGCGGCGCAGGCGCGGTTGCTGGAGGACCTGACGGCGTCCGGCCGGGTGGACTTCGCGCGCACCGTCAACGCGGACGTGCTGGAGACGCGGCTGGTGGAAGGCTACGCCGCGGTGGCGTGGCGCCCGGGGCCCTGGCTGGTGGTGGCGCGCTACGGCATCACCCGCGAGCTGCTGCCGGGCGTCCGGTCCGCCTTTGGAGACCGGGCCTTGCAGACCTTCTCCCTGCTGCCGGCCGTGCGCCTGGGGGACCGGCTCTCCGTGGCGGCGGGCCTGCATGCGGGCCGCACCCACGTCGAGGACTCGGCGCGTTGGGTGTGGACGGGAACGATTCGCCCCGCCGTGCGTGTCGTGGGGGGCCTGGAGGTGGGGGCCGAGCTGGCGCGGCGGACGGCGTCTCCCGAGGGAGAGCGGCTGAGCGCGGTCCGCGCGGAGGTCGCCTACCGGGTGGATGAGCGGCTGCGATTGGCCACCGGGTACACACTCCTGGGCTTCAGCGGCTTGGGTTTGACCCCCGGCTCGTCGGACAATCAGGACCGGCTCTATTTGCGAGCCGAAGTGGCCTACTAG